Proteins co-encoded in one Luteolibacter sp. Y139 genomic window:
- a CDS encoding pectinesterase family protein: protein MKRLIYLLFASGWLVIPAVAAAEDGHVGKIRIVLVGDSTVTDNAGWGLGFKQFLADGAECLNTAQGGRSSKSFRDEGRWTKSLELKGDYYLIQFGHNNEPGKPGRSTDMPTYIKDMSDYVDEARAAGAKPVLVTPLTRRQWDREHPGKIKSSLEPYAAEVRKIAEEKHVPLVDLHARSIEFCESLGKEGCLEFSPLKQAPEGKTDYDGTHLNAKGYVLFGKLVEDELKKAVPDLAPVLRDAPANTAPVATEARYDAIVSADGSGTCTTVQEAINKASPNASAEKPWVILVKPGTYREIVQIQREKRHVKLVGEDAGTTKITYDLHARMPGVDGKELGTFRTPTATIDADDFTVEKITFENSAGPVGQALAVSVSGDRVAFRDCIFLGHQDTVFLNRGRQYFQNCTIAGTVDFIFGGATAFFDHCTLECVNDGYITAASTPADAPFGFVFSHCSIRTAKPGIKVYLGRPWRPDASSIFMDTVMPEGIRPEGWHNWGRTENEQTARYSEVNSTGPGAASDSRVKWARPLDPAQAAELTPSRVLGGWAP from the coding sequence ATGAAACGATTGATCTATCTGCTCTTCGCGAGTGGTTGGCTGGTCATTCCAGCGGTTGCAGCCGCTGAGGATGGGCACGTCGGCAAGATCCGGATTGTTCTGGTGGGAGATTCCACGGTGACCGACAACGCCGGCTGGGGACTAGGCTTCAAGCAATTCCTGGCCGATGGCGCGGAGTGTCTCAACACTGCCCAAGGTGGCCGCAGCTCGAAGAGCTTCCGCGATGAAGGGCGATGGACAAAGTCGCTCGAACTCAAGGGCGACTATTACCTGATCCAGTTCGGCCACAACAACGAGCCGGGCAAGCCGGGGCGGTCGACCGACATGCCGACCTACATCAAGGACATGTCGGACTATGTGGATGAGGCGCGTGCTGCCGGTGCCAAGCCGGTGCTGGTGACGCCGCTCACCCGCCGGCAGTGGGACCGGGAGCATCCGGGAAAGATCAAATCGAGCCTGGAGCCGTACGCGGCCGAGGTGAGGAAGATCGCGGAGGAGAAGCATGTGCCGCTGGTGGACTTGCACGCACGCAGCATCGAATTTTGTGAATCGCTGGGGAAGGAGGGCTGCCTGGAGTTCAGCCCGCTCAAGCAAGCGCCCGAGGGCAAGACGGATTACGATGGCACTCACCTGAATGCGAAGGGCTATGTGCTCTTTGGAAAGCTGGTGGAGGACGAATTGAAGAAGGCGGTTCCTGATCTCGCTCCGGTATTGCGGGACGCGCCTGCGAACACTGCTCCTGTCGCCACTGAAGCGCGCTATGATGCGATCGTTTCCGCCGATGGATCGGGCACTTGCACCACGGTGCAGGAAGCGATCAACAAGGCTTCGCCCAATGCCTCGGCCGAGAAGCCGTGGGTGATCCTTGTGAAGCCGGGAACCTATCGCGAAATCGTCCAGATCCAGCGCGAGAAGCGCCACGTGAAGCTGGTGGGCGAGGATGCCGGGACGACGAAGATCACCTACGACCTTCATGCCCGGATGCCGGGAGTCGATGGGAAGGAACTCGGCACCTTCCGCACGCCAACCGCCACGATCGACGCGGACGATTTCACGGTGGAGAAGATCACCTTCGAGAACTCCGCGGGGCCGGTGGGCCAGGCGCTCGCGGTGAGCGTGAGTGGAGATCGCGTGGCCTTCCGCGACTGCATCTTTCTCGGCCACCAGGACACGGTCTTCTTGAATCGTGGTCGCCAGTATTTCCAGAACTGCACCATCGCCGGAACGGTGGACTTTATCTTTGGAGGAGCGACGGCGTTCTTCGATCACTGCACGCTTGAGTGCGTCAATGATGGCTACATCACGGCAGCCTCGACGCCTGCGGATGCGCCTTTCGGCTTCGTGTTTTCGCACTGCTCCATTCGCACCGCCAAGCCCGGCATCAAGGTGTATCTGGGACGTCCGTGGCGGCCGGATGCCAGCTCCATTTTTATGGATACGGTGATGCCGGAAGGCATCCGGCCTGAAGGCTGGCATAACTGGGGCCGCACCGAAAACGAGCAGACCGCCCGTTACTCCGAAGTCAACAGCACCGGCCCCGGTGCCGCTTCCGACAGCCGCGTGAAGTGGGCGCGTCCATTGGATCCCGCCCAAGCGGCGGAACTCACTCCCTCCCGTGTCCTTGGCGGGTGGGCTCCGTAG
- a CDS encoding autotransporter-associated beta strand repeat-containing protein, translating into MTKPLFFLVQACGALTAVAQIPAFPGAEGFAAYATGGRGGDVYHVTNTNGSGAGSLNYGLTTGVPAAGRTIVFDVSGYATITSTLRITSNKITVAGQTAPGDGFGLKNNTVRVSGNNNVFRFLRLRDGLAGDAVDVDSTATNTLFDHCDVIFAHDENHSSFNDPPDLQTFQWSNNAWGLESHSAGGLWDVNRATVHHSLWAHNHTRNPKARPNGLLDWVNNVTFDYDIGFILGDSQTPADWKTNVVGSYFIASSSSGSPFSSASKDSNGNPNFSVYVNGNYYDSDKDRILDGTLRGSDILGSSLANVNLLASAVARSAGVPVTEDANALLAYKKIVSACGPLRMDANPNRPLRDELNGILTNNLVTQRRHRITYGSLGGSGATNGGFGTLISSPAPTDTDQDGMPDYWEKAVGYSHTVANNNTLMPTSGGVVSGTTYFPPATPAGYTQLEEYLHFKAIPHRAVLKDNALDIDLGRYTSGFTSGPTFTVSNVTGGAVTLSGTGNSQAHYVPPANYTGRAMFDFTVTDTQGSTWTQTFAILVSGDPLPVDPVSDPLVWKGNGTTHTWNSTASNQVWMNGETPSGFGDTDTATFDDSGSNSPAITVSGTVQPSAVTVDSTKNYTFTGTGAIGGAASLTKSGSGTLTLANTGANTFPLDILIDGGAVVIGNNSSMGNGPLEFLSGTLTSQYTGSHTLPNLMTIPGGSNVAINMSPQMKLGGVSGSGNLNLNVTATATQNSRLNGSWSGFTGTLNLSATGAQALISANFNGDATNGAFNNLNAATVNLDNVNLGGRDNSGGNTFTIGALSGTSTAKLGGAHYAGVLTYSIGALNKNTAFDGTITNSTSSTDTASGANTILTKTGSGTLTWNGGGSHTGATNINAGTFTLNGTFGRTATTVANGAKFAGSGRIGDSVGGSVTAASGSTLIPGATGQDGRLQLAALTLNGATLQYDLSNTAGVNDTINDRISTQNTLTITGTQNFQFNLTNGGLGAGTYTLIDGGSNTILNSPVLNHNLPATTRQSFALTSSAAAGNPAFVQLTVTGNPESLVWTGTTNSTWDLNSSANWTGTPGTFYNLDAVTFNDSSAVGAVTLTGNLQPKDVTFSNSTTAYTLSGSGGIAGSAALIKSGTGTLALSTANTYTRGTTINGGTVSAGTATALGSGFVALNGSTLQLGGSALTLANELRNTGNSILATTSGNNTLTGILSGTGSLAFHLPAGGLMTLQGNIDAFAGSIALTGSGGTLRFNPATTSGGGWGNANVAFNAGTQVINNRALTDVTIPLGALSGSAGSQLRGSDQAGPAVDTYVIGTLNTDTSFAGGILNGTNATPHTTALTKVGTGTLTLSGSSSYGGDTAVNAGTLSVSGLLSSSTGDLDVASGATLRVAGGTVIMDQIVIDAGGTLDACGTLVGDLVNNGTMLSSCGVKLTIHGDVVNHGTFRVTSGTDLELTGSLTNTGLLDLLTADVSSEVLASIVNEGVVLDSSKVKIASASLTNGFTVTIQSYAGHNYRLQRSASLTAASWSDVGTPQAGNGSVLTFNDPAAANNAGFYRIFIDP; encoded by the coding sequence ATGACGAAACCCCTGTTCTTTTTGGTCCAAGCCTGCGGCGCGCTCACCGCGGTCGCCCAGATCCCCGCATTCCCCGGCGCGGAGGGCTTCGCCGCCTATGCCACAGGTGGCCGAGGGGGGGATGTTTATCACGTCACCAATACCAATGGATCCGGCGCGGGCTCCTTGAACTATGGACTGACCACCGGGGTTCCAGCGGCGGGGCGCACCATCGTTTTCGATGTCAGTGGCTATGCCACCATCACCAGCACCCTTCGCATCACTTCGAACAAGATCACCGTAGCGGGGCAAACCGCGCCCGGGGACGGCTTCGGATTGAAGAACAACACGGTGCGTGTCTCCGGAAACAACAACGTGTTCCGCTTCCTCCGCCTCCGCGATGGCCTTGCCGGAGACGCCGTGGACGTGGACAGCACGGCTACCAATACCCTCTTCGACCATTGCGACGTGATCTTCGCGCACGATGAGAATCACTCCAGTTTCAATGACCCGCCGGACCTGCAGACCTTCCAGTGGTCGAACAATGCCTGGGGTCTCGAGTCGCACTCGGCCGGCGGTTTGTGGGACGTCAACCGCGCCACGGTCCACCATTCGCTGTGGGCGCATAATCACACCCGCAATCCAAAGGCGCGCCCCAATGGCCTGTTAGACTGGGTGAACAATGTCACCTTCGACTACGACATCGGCTTCATCCTCGGTGACTCGCAGACACCGGCCGATTGGAAGACTAATGTCGTCGGCAGCTATTTCATCGCCAGCTCATCGTCCGGCAGCCCGTTCTCCAGTGCCAGCAAGGACAGCAACGGGAATCCCAATTTCTCGGTGTATGTGAATGGAAACTACTACGACAGCGACAAGGACCGCATCCTCGATGGCACCCTCCGTGGCAGCGACATTCTCGGCAGCAGCCTGGCAAACGTGAACCTGCTAGCGAGCGCCGTCGCTCGCTCCGCCGGAGTTCCCGTGACCGAGGATGCGAATGCCCTGCTCGCCTACAAGAAGATCGTCTCCGCCTGCGGACCGCTGCGCATGGACGCGAATCCGAATCGTCCGCTGCGCGACGAGCTCAATGGAATCCTCACCAACAACCTCGTCACCCAGCGCCGCCATCGCATCACCTATGGATCCCTCGGCGGCTCAGGTGCCACCAATGGCGGCTTCGGCACGCTGATTTCCAGCCCTGCCCCCACCGATACCGATCAGGACGGCATGCCGGACTACTGGGAAAAGGCCGTCGGCTACAGCCACACCGTCGCGAATAACAACACGCTGATGCCAACCTCAGGTGGCGTTGTCAGTGGCACCACCTACTTCCCGCCTGCTACTCCCGCCGGTTATACCCAACTTGAAGAATACCTCCACTTCAAGGCGATCCCGCATCGCGCGGTGCTGAAGGACAATGCTCTCGACATCGACCTGGGGCGCTACACTTCCGGCTTCACCAGCGGCCCGACCTTCACAGTCTCGAATGTCACCGGCGGCGCGGTCACGCTGTCCGGCACCGGCAATTCGCAGGCTCACTATGTCCCACCGGCCAATTACACCGGCCGTGCGATGTTTGACTTCACCGTCACCGACACGCAGGGCAGCACGTGGACTCAGACCTTCGCCATCCTTGTGTCCGGTGATCCGCTGCCGGTCGATCCGGTTTCCGATCCGCTCGTTTGGAAAGGCAACGGCACCACGCATACATGGAACAGCACGGCTTCCAATCAGGTCTGGATGAATGGCGAAACGCCCTCGGGCTTCGGCGACACCGACACCGCGACCTTTGACGACAGCGGCTCGAATTCACCGGCCATCACCGTCTCCGGAACTGTCCAACCGTCCGCCGTAACGGTGGATTCCACGAAGAACTACACGTTCACAGGCACCGGCGCGATCGGCGGAGCCGCCTCTCTAACAAAATCCGGCAGTGGAACGCTCACCCTCGCGAACACCGGAGCCAATACCTTCCCGCTGGACATCCTCATTGATGGCGGAGCGGTCGTGATCGGAAACAATTCGAGCATGGGCAATGGGCCGCTTGAGTTCCTCAGTGGCACGCTCACCTCGCAATACACCGGCAGTCACACGCTGCCGAACCTCATGACCATCCCGGGCGGCAGCAATGTCGCCATCAACATGTCGCCACAGATGAAACTCGGCGGCGTCAGCGGATCGGGAAACCTGAACCTGAATGTCACCGCCACTGCCACCCAGAACTCCCGGCTGAACGGTTCGTGGTCGGGCTTCACCGGTACGCTCAATCTTTCCGCCACCGGCGCGCAGGCCCTGATCAGCGCGAACTTCAACGGCGACGCGACTAACGGTGCCTTCAACAACCTCAACGCCGCCACCGTCAACCTAGACAACGTCAACCTCGGCGGCCGCGACAATTCCGGCGGCAATACCTTCACCATCGGCGCGCTTTCGGGCACCTCGACGGCGAAGCTCGGCGGAGCTCACTATGCCGGCGTCCTCACCTACTCGATCGGCGCACTCAACAAGAACACTGCCTTCGACGGAACCATCACCAACAGCACCAGCTCCACCGATACCGCCAGCGGTGCCAATACGATCCTGACCAAGACCGGTTCCGGCACGCTCACGTGGAATGGCGGCGGCAGCCACACCGGCGCGACCAATATCAACGCCGGCACCTTCACACTCAATGGCACCTTCGGCCGAACCGCTACCACGGTGGCCAACGGCGCAAAGTTCGCTGGCAGCGGACGCATCGGCGACTCCGTAGGTGGTTCGGTGACAGCCGCCAGCGGCTCCACCCTTATACCGGGCGCGACAGGCCAAGATGGCCGCCTGCAACTGGCAGCGCTCACTCTCAATGGCGCGACTCTCCAATACGACCTGTCGAACACCGCGGGCGTGAACGACACCATCAACGACCGTATCTCCACCCAAAACACGCTCACCATTACCGGCACGCAAAACTTCCAATTCAACCTCACCAATGGAGGACTCGGTGCAGGCACCTACACGCTGATCGATGGCGGCAGCAACACCATCCTGAACTCCCCCGTCCTCAATCACAATCTCCCGGCCACCACGCGCCAAAGCTTCGCCCTGACCAGCTCCGCTGCCGCCGGCAATCCCGCCTTCGTACAGCTCACCGTTACCGGCAATCCCGAGAGCCTCGTCTGGACCGGCACGACAAACAGCACGTGGGATCTCAACAGCTCCGCCAACTGGACCGGCACTCCCGGAACGTTCTACAATCTCGACGCCGTTACGTTCAACGACTCGTCCGCGGTCGGCGCAGTCACCCTCACCGGCAATCTCCAGCCAAAGGACGTCACCTTTTCTAACAGTACCACCGCTTACACTCTCAGCGGATCCGGTGGCATCGCCGGTTCGGCGGCATTGATCAAGAGTGGCACCGGCACGCTCGCGCTTAGTACGGCCAACACCTACACCCGCGGCACTACCATCAATGGTGGCACGGTTTCCGCCGGCACCGCCACCGCACTTGGCAGCGGCTTCGTTGCACTCAATGGATCGACGCTGCAACTCGGCGGCTCCGCGCTCACGCTCGCCAACGAACTCCGCAACACCGGCAACTCGATCCTCGCGACCACCAGCGGCAATAACACGCTGACAGGCATCCTCTCCGGCACCGGCTCACTGGCCTTTCATCTTCCCGCAGGTGGCCTGATGACCCTTCAGGGAAATATCGACGCCTTCGCCGGCAGCATCGCCCTCACCGGCAGCGGCGGCACCTTGCGCTTCAATCCAGCCACCACCAGTGGCGGAGGATGGGGCAATGCGAATGTCGCCTTCAACGCCGGCACCCAAGTCATCAACAACCGCGCCCTCACCGATGTCACCATTCCCCTCGGTGCCCTGAGCGGATCCGCTGGCTCGCAACTCCGCGGCAGTGACCAAGCCGGCCCTGCGGTAGACACCTACGTCATCGGAACCCTCAATACCGACACCTCCTTCGCCGGCGGCATCCTCAACGGCACCAACGCCACCCCACACACCACCGCGCTGACCAAGGTCGGCACCGGCACGCTCACCCTCAGCGGTTCCTCTTCCTATGGCGGCGACACAGCGGTTAACGCAGGAACGCTGAGCGTATCGGGCCTCCTCAGTAGCTCGACCGGCGATCTGGATGTCGCCAGCGGCGCGACCTTGCGTGTGGCCGGCGGCACCGTGATCATGGACCAGATCGTCATCGACGCCGGCGGCACCCTCGACGCGTGCGGCACGCTGGTGGGAGATCTGGTCAACAACGGCACCATGCTGAGTAGCTGCGGCGTGAAGCTCACCATCCATGGCGATGTGGTGAACCATGGCACCTTCCGCGTCACCAGCGGCACCGACCTCGAGCTGACAGGCAGCCTAACCAATACCGGCCTGCTAGACCTTCTCACCGCCGATGTTTCCTCCGAAGTCCTCGCATCCATCGTCAATGAGGGAGTCGTTCTGGACTCAAGCAAGGTGAAGATCGCGAGCGCGAGCCTCACCAATGGCTTCACCGTCACCATCCAGAGCTACGCCGGCCACAACTACCGCCTGCAGCGCTCTGCCAGCCTGACAGCAGCGAGCTGGAGCGATGTCGGCACGCCGCAAGCCGGCAACGGCTCCGTCCTTACCTTCAACGATCCCGCCGCCGCAAACAACGCCGGCTTCTACCGTATCTTCATCGATCCCTGA